Genomic window (Paraburkholderia phenazinium):
GTCCGTCGATCGCGCTTGATATGATCGACAACCCATCTTGAATTCGCCACGGAGAAAACATGAGCGACGTCGACGCGCAATTCGCGAAAGCCCACGAAGAGGTCCAACAACTGCCGGAACGCCCGGGCAACCTGACGCTGCTACGCCTGTACGCGCTCTACAAGCAGGCCACCAAGGGCGACGTGCACGGCGACAAGCCCGGCTTCACCGACATCGTCGGCAAGTACAAGTACGATGCCTGGGCAGCGCTGAAAGGCACCGCGCAGGACGCCGCCAAGCAGCAATACGTCGAATTGGTCGAATCGCTGAAAAGCGGCGCTTCGGCCTAAGTCCGGCGCACAAACAAGCGGACATCAGCCCTTTCCTTCACGGAAATGTCTTAATTGTGGCGCGGTGCAGCAAAACCCTATACAATGCTGCCTGCGCTTCACTGCTTTGCCCGGCTTTCTTCCAGCGGCCTTTGCGGCGCAGCGCCTCGTAGCGTTTTGCTCCAATCCAGTTTAGAACCTGTCCCCTCCTGCCTAGCCCCCTACGGGCGATCATGTACCAGGCTGGCGGCACGCCGTGTTGGCATGTCGCAACCGATACAGCTTCTAACGAAAAGCTCGCCTTGATTGTCGCGAGCTGCCCCCGTTTTTCGATTTGCTCGCTGCTTCTTTGCTCGCTGAATCCGACGACTTGGGTATGCCGATTGGCGCCGACGTATTTATTCCGTGCATCACCCAGGATCGTTTCAAGGATTCTCATGACTTCGAGCAATACCCCCAGCAGCCCGTTGAACGCCATCGCCGACCAGGCACTCGGTCTCATCGACACCGACGCAGCACCCGCGCAAGCCGCAGCCGTTGCTGCAGCGCCGGAAACCGTCGCAGTTGTCGCCGAGGCACCGGCCGGTCCGTCGTTCGCGTCGCTCGGTCTGTCACCGGATGTCGTCTCCGCGCTGACCGCCGCTGGCTACCAGACTCCGACTCCGGTTCAGCAACGCGCCATCCCCGCCGGCATCGCCGGTCGCGATCTGATGGTCTCCAGCCCGACCGGTTCGGGCAAGACCGCCGCGTTCATGCTGCCCGCCATCGAGCGTTTCTCGCAACTGCAAAAGGCGCAAGCCAGCCAGCCGCGCGAGCCGCGTCCGGCTGATGGCGCCCGCACGCGCCGTCCGCAACCGGTTGCCCGTCCGACCATGCTGGTTCTGACGCCGACCCGCGAACTCGCCATGCAGGTCACCACCGCCGCCGCCACGTACGGCAAGCACCTCAAGCGCCTGCGCACCGTCAGCATTCTCGGTGGCGTCGCTTACGGTCAACAGCTGATGCTGCTGGCCAAGAACCCGGAAATCCTGGTGGCAACGCCGGGCCGTCTGATCGACCATCTGGAACGCGGCCGTATCGACCTGTCGCAATTGCAGATCCTCGTGCTCGACGAAGCCGACCGCATGCTGGACATGGGCTTCATCGAAGACATCGAAACGATCGTCGCCGCTACGCCGGCCACGCGTCAAACGATGCTGTTCTCGGCCACGCTCGACGGCAAGATCAGCTCGCTGACCGGCCGTCTGCTGAAGGATCCGGAACGTATCGAGATCGTCCAGCGCATGGAGCAGCGCACCAACATCGCGCAAACCGTCCACTACGTCGACGACCGCGATCACAAGGACCGTCTGCTCGACCATCTGCTGCGCGACTCCGGCCTCGACCAGGCTATCGTGTTCACCGCAACCAAGATGGACGCCGACCAACTGGCTGGCCGTCTGGCCGACGCCGGTTTCGAATCGGCCGCCCTGCACGGCGACCTGCCGCAAGGTGCGCGTAACCGCACCATCAAGGCCCTGCGCGAGCGCCGTGTGCGCGTGCTGGTCGCCACGGACGTCGCCGCTCGCGGTATCGACATC
Coding sequences:
- a CDS encoding acyl-CoA-binding protein, with amino-acid sequence MSDVDAQFAKAHEEVQQLPERPGNLTLLRLYALYKQATKGDVHGDKPGFTDIVGKYKYDAWAALKGTAQDAAKQQYVELVESLKSGASA
- a CDS encoding DEAD/DEAH box helicase, coding for MTSSNTPSSPLNAIADQALGLIDTDAAPAQAAAVAAAPETVAVVAEAPAGPSFASLGLSPDVVSALTAAGYQTPTPVQQRAIPAGIAGRDLMVSSPTGSGKTAAFMLPAIERFSQLQKAQASQPREPRPADGARTRRPQPVARPTMLVLTPTRELAMQVTTAAATYGKHLKRLRTVSILGGVAYGQQLMLLAKNPEILVATPGRLIDHLERGRIDLSQLQILVLDEADRMLDMGFIEDIETIVAATPATRQTMLFSATLDGKISSLTGRLLKDPERIEIVQRMEQRTNIAQTVHYVDDRDHKDRLLDHLLRDSGLDQAIVFTATKMDADQLAGRLADAGFESAALHGDLPQGARNRTIKALRERRVRVLVATDVAARGIDIPGITHVFNYDLPKFAEDYVHRIGRTGRAGRSGIAVSLVHHAEQGALKRIERFVRTPLPVNVVEGFEPRKSAPSGNGRPGFGGRGRPGGGNGGAGRRFGSGSGAGKPAGNGGGARSGSGGGNGGSWAGKSAGGGSREGYGGSRDGGYGARRSDGPRTARRGS